Proteins encoded together in one Desulfonatronovibrio magnus window:
- the brnA gene encoding type II toxin-antitoxin system BrnA family antitoxin: protein MKAEDFDKKFDQGQDDIIGDLDLSTARRVNLKQKRINVDFPAWVVESLDREAARIGVTRQSIIKVWLVERLKAEGLSNKAEGVEAEG, encoded by the coding sequence ATGAAAGCTGAAGACTTTGATAAAAAATTTGACCAGGGCCAGGATGACATAATTGGTGATCTTGACTTGTCCACAGCGCGACGGGTCAATCTGAAGCAAAAGCGCATCAATGTTGACTTCCCGGCATGGGTGGTTGAGTCTCTGGATCGTGAGGCTGCCCGCATAGGTGTTACTCGTCAGTCAATTATTAAGGTCTGGTTAGTTGAGCGGCTGAAGGCGGAAGGCTTAAGTAATAAGGCTGAAGGGGTTGAGGCTGAAGGCTGA
- a CDS encoding BrnT family toxin: MHVFEFDDQKSQANKKKHGIDFTEAQELWNDTYLLEIRAKSEDELRFLVIGLINEKHWSAVITYRDGKIRLISVRRARKTEVDLYES; encoded by the coding sequence ATGCATGTGTTTGAGTTTGATGACCAAAAGAGTCAAGCCAACAAGAAAAAACATGGTATTGACTTTACAGAAGCTCAGGAACTCTGGAATGACACTTATCTTCTTGAAATACGGGCAAAATCTGAAGATGAGCTTAGATTTCTGGTTATAGGCCTTATCAATGAAAAACACTGGTCTGCGGTCATCACTTACAGAGATGGAAAAATCCGTTTGATCTCGGTCAGGCGAGCTCGTAAAACAGAGGTAGATCTATATGAAAGCTGA